The sequence below is a genomic window from Stigmatella aurantiaca.
CCGGCTGGTGATGCCAGGAGAGCAGCAGGTGGTGTCCCCCTGGTACCAGGGCCTGAGCATCCTGGTGCACCCTTCGTACACGGAGGGCTATTCGATGGTGCACATCGAGGCGATGGCCTCGGGGTGTTGCGTGGTGTCGAGCCGGTTGAAGTACCTGGACACGCTCATCGAGCACGGCCGGACGGGCTTCTTCTTCGAGCCGGGAGACGTGAAGGGGATGCGGGAGCTGCTGGACATGTTGATGCGCGAGCCCCAGCGGGCGCAGGCGGTGGGACGAAACGCGGCCGAGCACGCGCAGGGCAAGTGCGGCGTCGAGCACGAGGCCCAGGCGCTCCAGAACCTCTACGACTCGCTGCTGGCGGGCTGAGGGCGGCCGGTGAGAATCCTCCACCTGCTGGCAAGCCCGTTCTGGAGTGGCCCCGCGGAGAACGTGGCCCTGCTGGCCCTGGCGCAACGGGAGGCCGGGCACGAAGTGACGGTGGCGGTGGACCGCAAGCGCACACAGGTGGGGGCGGAGGAGCCCGCGGTGCCGAGGTTCGAGGCCCTGGGATTGCTGGACGCCGGAGGCCTGGAGCTGTCCGTGAAGTCCTCTCCGTGGAGGCTCTGGAAGGACTCGCGGACGCTGCGCGCCCGTGCCCTGGACGTGGTGCACACGCACTTCACGCACGATCACCTCCTGGCGCGCTGGTTCAAGCCCAAGGGGGCGGTGCTCGTCCGCTCGGTGCATGCCCCGAGGTCGATCCGGTCCTCCCTGCCGAAGGCGGACGCCTACACGGTGCCCGCCTCGTCGGAAGTGCCTCGGCTCAAGGGCCACACGGTGCGGGTCCTGCCCCCCTTGGTGGACCCGTTGTTCCGGCCCGCGGAAGACCGGAAGCGCTGGCGCGAGGACCTGGCGGTGGAAGGCGCACCGCTGGTGGGCATGGTCTCGACGTTCCAGCCCTCGAGGCGGCACGAGCTCGGGATCGAAGCCTTTGCACGGCTGCTGCGGCAGCACCCCGAGGCCCGGCTGGTGCTGGTGGGAGAC
It includes:
- a CDS encoding glycosyltransferase, with the translated sequence MRILHLLASPFWSGPAENVALLALAQREAGHEVTVAVDRKRTQVGAEEPAVPRFEALGLLDAGGLELSVKSSPWRLWKDSRTLRARALDVVHTHFTHDHLLARWFKPKGAVLVRSVHAPRSIRSSLPKADAYTVPASSEVPRLKGHTVRVLPPLVDPLFRPAEDRKRWREDLAVEGAPLVGMVSTFQPSRRHELGIEAFARLLRQHPEARLVLVGDGQLEAPIRQKVAGLGIQERVHFAGYQQGPSFVKWLQALDEVWILGLGNDWSGRAAAQARACGVRVVAVEEGALPSLADVRVAQLTPEAVVEASLSGHKALVAHPSNQRIAQDILALYERLRGAR